The following proteins come from a genomic window of Musa acuminata AAA Group cultivar baxijiao chromosome BXJ1-7, Cavendish_Baxijiao_AAA, whole genome shotgun sequence:
- the LOC135679570 gene encoding uncharacterized protein LOC135679570, whose protein sequence is MSKGRSPEPLDFFIWTVEDVGLWLEEINLGSYRQVFEENGVNGEYLESLSMFTTEQILRFIRRCHMKWGDFITLCKELRRIKVACLKGEQEVRKPWWAPSCLSVVFVRVAKRNRQSRVVSLKLEP, encoded by the exons ATGAGCAAGGGGCGGTCTCCCGAGCCGTTGGATTTCTTTATCTGGACTGTCGAG GATGTTGGTTTGTGGCTGGAAGAGATAAATCTTGGGAGTTACCGCCAAGTTTTCGAGGAAAACGGTGTCAATGGGGAGTATTTAGAAAGTCTATCAATGTTTACAACAGAGCAAATTCTGCGCTTTATAAGGCGGTGCCACATGAAGTGGGGTGACTTTATTACACTTTGCAAGGAGCTAAGACGCATAAAAG TTGCATGCCTGAAAGGAGAACAGGAGGTTCGTAAGCCATGGTGGGCTCCGTCGTGCCTATCAGTGGTGTTTGTTCGAGTGGCAAAGCGCAACAGACAGTCCCGGGTTGTCTCCTTGAAGCTGGAACCGTAA
- the LOC135679571 gene encoding F-box protein SNE-like: protein MLTREEGEEEQEEEEEAKGRRRAFSVNDNVDLLAEILGRLDGRSLAVAGCVCRLWNAVGRRDSVWEAVCHRHVAGGGSSAAGGGCSTRSVVAALGGYRRLYRLCIGPALDRLAGSAGGRGSTTTTTAEAAAAHHLSLSLSLSLFSIDCYERLGGRQQRPASLLFLCKPVDVS, encoded by the coding sequence ATGCTCAcgagagaagaaggggaggaagagcaagaggaggaggaggaagcaaaGGGGAGGCGGAGGGCGTTCTCCGTCAACGACAACGTCGACCTGCTGGCGGAGATACTGGGCCGCCTGGACGGCCGGTCCCTGGCGGTGGCCGGGTGCGTGTGCCGTCTCTGGAACGCCGTCGGCCGCCGGGACAGCGTGTGGGAGGCCGTGTGCCACCGCCACGTGGCTGGAGGTGGGAGCAGCGCGGCCGGTGGCGGCTGCAGCACGCGGTCCGTGGTGGCCGCCCTCGGCGGGTACCGCCGGCTCTACCGGCTCTGCATCGGGCCGGCCCTGGACCGGCTCGCCGGCTCGGCAGGGGGACGGggatcgacgacgacgacgacggcagaggcggcggcggctcaccacctctccctctccctctccctctcgctCTTCTCCATCGACTGCTACGAGCGGCTGGGCGGGAGGCAGCAGCGGCCGGCGTCGTTGCTATTCCTGTGTAAGCCAGTCGACGTGTCCTGA
- the LOC135679572 gene encoding uncharacterized protein LOC135679572 produces MTTSRRLADRKTEKFQKNITKRGSVPETTVKKGNGYPVGPVVLGFFIFVVIGSSLFQIIRTATSGGMA; encoded by the exons ATG ACTACTTCAAGGCGCCTTGCTGACAGAAAAACTGAAAAATTCCAGAAGAATATTACAAAGAGGGGCTCAGTACCTGAGACAACAGTGAAGAAGGGAAATGGCTATCCAGTTGGCCCTGTAGTGCTTGGGTTCTTTATCTTTGTGGTCATTGGATCAT CTTTGTTTCAGATAATTAGGACAGCCACAAGTGGTGGGATGGCGTGA